From Pseudomonas fluorescens, one genomic window encodes:
- a CDS encoding SDR family oxidoreductase: protein MRQAPPYVPGHQLLAGKSVLITAAAGAGIGYSAARRSAEEGCRALMISDVHPRRLEEAVERLKAETGLQAIYGQLCNVTVEDEVQALVAAAEQALGGVDVLINNAGLGGQKRVVEMSDEEWQRVLDVTLTGTFRMTRAMLPHMQRRGAGAIVNNASVLGWRAQKEQAHYAAAKAGVMALTRCSALEAAEFGVRINAVSPSIALHDFLKKASSEALLASLAGREAFGRAAEVWEVANVMMFLASDYASYMVGEVLSVSSQQA from the coding sequence GTGAGACAAGCCCCCCCTTATGTGCCCGGTCATCAGTTGCTGGCCGGCAAGTCGGTGTTGATTACGGCGGCGGCCGGTGCCGGGATTGGTTATTCGGCGGCGCGGCGCAGTGCCGAGGAGGGTTGCCGGGCGCTGATGATTTCCGATGTGCATCCGCGCCGTCTCGAAGAGGCGGTGGAGCGCCTGAAGGCCGAGACCGGGTTGCAGGCGATTTACGGCCAGTTGTGCAACGTCACGGTCGAAGACGAGGTGCAGGCCCTGGTAGCGGCCGCCGAACAAGCGTTGGGCGGGGTCGATGTATTGATCAATAACGCCGGCCTCGGTGGCCAGAAGCGCGTGGTCGAGATGAGCGACGAAGAATGGCAACGGGTACTGGATGTGACCCTCACCGGCACCTTTCGCATGACCCGCGCCATGCTCCCACACATGCAGCGCCGTGGCGCCGGGGCCATCGTCAACAACGCGTCGGTGCTCGGTTGGCGGGCGCAGAAGGAGCAGGCGCATTACGCCGCCGCCAAGGCCGGGGTGATGGCGCTGACCCGCTGCAGCGCCCTCGAAGCCGCCGAGTTCGGCGTACGCATCAACGCCGTGTCGCCGTCGATTGCCCTGCACGATTTCCTCAAGAAAGCCTCCAGCGAAGCACTGCTCGCCAGCCTCGCCGGACGCGAAGCCTTCGGCCGTGCCGCAGAAGTCTGGGAAGTCGCCAACGTGATGATGTTTTTGGCCAGCGACTACGCCTCCTACATGGTCGGCGAAGTGCTGTCCGTCAGTTCGCAGCAGGCATGA